One Megachile rotundata isolate GNS110a chromosome 5, iyMegRotu1, whole genome shotgun sequence genomic region harbors:
- the LOC100882585 gene encoding peroxidasin isoform X1, translated as MKRRPINGTFAFLSRLLTLFVLVESAILPSNMLLDLGRRTNISMEKYQQAEQAILTSHTHLNHGSPSWFLGASHEMTEHAQNLSRKALRIETMAVMLVEALNMSSKEASSVLPSVAAISCNGSPTFLQLTNTCENVDPRYRTHTGKCNNGLHPSWGAAMEAYVRFLPAEYVDGVSLPRTDLPSAREVSLAVHSGGSDLKHPYLMALTALFGQFLVHDLAHTPKMELPDGARLKCCDVDYEHFHPECFPIRADNAVGCMEYSRSAPHPGNSLQGCKLGPRQQINQATSYLDLSPVYGSSEEVAKALRSGKGGLLNTQRKNLPMPSTKYESCRSMNKAFPCFLSGDTRVNENPGLTLMHVLFLREHNRVATELGQLNPHWDDERLYQEARRIVIAEMEHITYNEFLPVVLGETTLDKYQLRLANRGYFRGYDTRTDATLSNSAASAGLFFIATLTPKTLDLVDSRSALKSGERSLLSAFYAPQEFYEAGAIDRLIVGATAGHSRKPLPPGLNEILLERYFHDGKSNDIAVDYAAQIIQQGRDHGLPPYVSWRSFCGLSPINSFDDLRGIMAMDTINRLRRVYRNVEDIDLVTGALSEAPLPDSVLGPTFLCLLGRTFRNIRLGDRYWYENANSPGSFTLNQLEEIRKIKMAQILCYNGERLSWMQPRAFLLRDRFLNEMINCTTLTSLSPNFAAWKEQKS; from the exons atgaaacgaagaCCGATCAACGGTACATTCGCCTTCCTGTCGCG ATTGCTCACCTTGTTCGTACTGGTCGAGAGCGCTATACTGCCGTCCAACATGCTGCTGGATCTGGGCAGACGTACAAACATATCCATGGAGAAGTACCAACAAGCGGAACAGGCGATACTGACATCGCACACCCATCTGAATCACGGATCACCGTCATGGTTCCTCGGCGCGTCTCACGAGATGACCGAACACGCTCAGAACCTGTCCAGGAAGGCCTTGCGAATCGAAACGATGGCTGTGATGTTGGTAGAGGCTTTGAACATGTCCTCTAAAGAAGCATCCTCCGTGTTGCCTTCCGTGGCTGCTATCAGTTGCAACGGTTCGCCCACATTTCTGCAGCTGACGAACACCTGCGAGAACGTGGATCCTCGTTACAGAACGCACACCGGGAAATGCAACAACGGTTTGCATCCGTCATGGGGTGCCGCCATGGAGGCTTACGTGAGATTTTTACCGGCGGAATACGTGGACGGCGTTTCTTTGCCGCGGACGGATTTGCCCAGCGCCAGGGAGGTCTCCTTGGCGGTGCACTCGGGAGGATCCGATCTTAAACATCCGTACCTGATGGCGCTCACCGCGTTATTTGGACAGTTTCTCGTTCACGATCTGGCTCATACGCCGAAGATGGAACTACCTGATGGGGCCAGGTTGAAATGTTGCGACGTCGATTACGAACACTTCCATCCGGAATGCTTTCCAATCCGAGCCGATAATGCTGTCGGCTGCATGGAATATTCCAGGTCGGCGCCGCACCCAGGAAACTCGCTACAG GGATGCAAATTGGGTCCTCGACAGCAAATCAACCAAGCAACATCGTACTTAGACCTTTCTCCGGTTTATGGGAGTTCCGAAGAGGTAGCAAAAGCACTGCGCTCCGGCAAGGGTGGTTTGCTTAATACGCAAAGGAAGAACTTGCCCATGCCCTCGACGAAGTACGAAAGTTGCAGGAGCATGAACAAAGCTTTCCCGTGTTTTCTTAGCGGGGATACCCGGGTAAACGAGAATCCTGGTCTCACTCTAATGCACGTACTTTTTCTACGTGAACATAACCGAGTCGCAACAGAGCTGGGACAACTGAATCCTCACTGGGACGACGAAAGACTCTACCAGGAAGCAAGAAGGATCGTTATCGCGGAAATGGAGCATATAACTTATAACGAGTTTCTGCCCGTTGTTCTCGGCGAAACAACTCTCGACAA GTACCAGTTGCGGTTAGCAAATCGAGGATATTTTCGAGGATATGACACCCGAACGGACGCGACACTCTCAAACTCTGCCGCCTCTGCTGGACTCTTCTTCATTGCCACGCTGACCCCAAAAACTCTCGACCTAGTTGACTCTCGATCGGCGTTAAAGTCTGGAGAAAGGTCTTTGCTATCGGCCTTCTACGCTCCTCAAGAGTTCTATGAAGCTGGTGCtattgatcgtttgatcgtcgGCGCTACAG CTGGACATTCTAGGAAGCCATTACCACCGGGACTGAATGAAATCCTTTTGGAACGATATTTCCACGACGGAAAAAGCAACGATATTGCGGTGGATTATGCTGCTCAGATCATACAACAGGGAAGAGATCATGGCTTACCGCCTTACGTCAGTTGGCGATCGTTCTGCGGTTTATCGCCTATCAATAGTTTCGATGATCTTAGAGGGATAATGGCCATGGACACCATAAATAGACTTCGAAGAGTTTATCG aaatgtgGAAGATATTGATTTAGTGACTGGAGCACTTTCAGAAGCACCTTTACCTGATTCTGTTTTGGGACCCACGTTTCTCTGCTTATTAGGTCGTACTTTTCGAAACATTCGTTTGG GTGACAGATATTGGTACGAAAATGCGAACAGTCCCGGATCATTCACTCTGAATCAATtagaggaaattaggaaaattaagaTGGCGCAAATTTTGTGTTACAATGGAGAAAGATTGAGCTGGATGCAGCCCAGAGCATTTCTTCTCAGAGACCGTTTTCT AAATGAAATGATAAATTGTACGACACTAACGAGTCTTTCACCGAATTTTGCTGCTTGGAAGGAACAGAAGTCCTAA
- the LOC100882585 gene encoding peroxidasin isoform X2 — MLLDLGRRTNISMEKYQQAEQAILTSHTHLNHGSPSWFLGASHEMTEHAQNLSRKALRIETMAVMLVEALNMSSKEASSVLPSVAAISCNGSPTFLQLTNTCENVDPRYRTHTGKCNNGLHPSWGAAMEAYVRFLPAEYVDGVSLPRTDLPSAREVSLAVHSGGSDLKHPYLMALTALFGQFLVHDLAHTPKMELPDGARLKCCDVDYEHFHPECFPIRADNAVGCMEYSRSAPHPGNSLQGCKLGPRQQINQATSYLDLSPVYGSSEEVAKALRSGKGGLLNTQRKNLPMPSTKYESCRSMNKAFPCFLSGDTRVNENPGLTLMHVLFLREHNRVATELGQLNPHWDDERLYQEARRIVIAEMEHITYNEFLPVVLGETTLDKYQLRLANRGYFRGYDTRTDATLSNSAASAGLFFIATLTPKTLDLVDSRSALKSGERSLLSAFYAPQEFYEAGAIDRLIVGATAGHSRKPLPPGLNEILLERYFHDGKSNDIAVDYAAQIIQQGRDHGLPPYVSWRSFCGLSPINSFDDLRGIMAMDTINRLRRVYRNVEDIDLVTGALSEAPLPDSVLGPTFLCLLGRTFRNIRLGDRYWYENANSPGSFTLNQLEEIRKIKMAQILCYNGERLSWMQPRAFLLRDRFLNEMINCTTLTSLSPNFAAWKEQKS; from the exons ATGCTGCTGGATCTGGGCAGACGTACAAACATATCCATGGAGAAGTACCAACAAGCGGAACAGGCGATACTGACATCGCACACCCATCTGAATCACGGATCACCGTCATGGTTCCTCGGCGCGTCTCACGAGATGACCGAACACGCTCAGAACCTGTCCAGGAAGGCCTTGCGAATCGAAACGATGGCTGTGATGTTGGTAGAGGCTTTGAACATGTCCTCTAAAGAAGCATCCTCCGTGTTGCCTTCCGTGGCTGCTATCAGTTGCAACGGTTCGCCCACATTTCTGCAGCTGACGAACACCTGCGAGAACGTGGATCCTCGTTACAGAACGCACACCGGGAAATGCAACAACGGTTTGCATCCGTCATGGGGTGCCGCCATGGAGGCTTACGTGAGATTTTTACCGGCGGAATACGTGGACGGCGTTTCTTTGCCGCGGACGGATTTGCCCAGCGCCAGGGAGGTCTCCTTGGCGGTGCACTCGGGAGGATCCGATCTTAAACATCCGTACCTGATGGCGCTCACCGCGTTATTTGGACAGTTTCTCGTTCACGATCTGGCTCATACGCCGAAGATGGAACTACCTGATGGGGCCAGGTTGAAATGTTGCGACGTCGATTACGAACACTTCCATCCGGAATGCTTTCCAATCCGAGCCGATAATGCTGTCGGCTGCATGGAATATTCCAGGTCGGCGCCGCACCCAGGAAACTCGCTACAG GGATGCAAATTGGGTCCTCGACAGCAAATCAACCAAGCAACATCGTACTTAGACCTTTCTCCGGTTTATGGGAGTTCCGAAGAGGTAGCAAAAGCACTGCGCTCCGGCAAGGGTGGTTTGCTTAATACGCAAAGGAAGAACTTGCCCATGCCCTCGACGAAGTACGAAAGTTGCAGGAGCATGAACAAAGCTTTCCCGTGTTTTCTTAGCGGGGATACCCGGGTAAACGAGAATCCTGGTCTCACTCTAATGCACGTACTTTTTCTACGTGAACATAACCGAGTCGCAACAGAGCTGGGACAACTGAATCCTCACTGGGACGACGAAAGACTCTACCAGGAAGCAAGAAGGATCGTTATCGCGGAAATGGAGCATATAACTTATAACGAGTTTCTGCCCGTTGTTCTCGGCGAAACAACTCTCGACAA GTACCAGTTGCGGTTAGCAAATCGAGGATATTTTCGAGGATATGACACCCGAACGGACGCGACACTCTCAAACTCTGCCGCCTCTGCTGGACTCTTCTTCATTGCCACGCTGACCCCAAAAACTCTCGACCTAGTTGACTCTCGATCGGCGTTAAAGTCTGGAGAAAGGTCTTTGCTATCGGCCTTCTACGCTCCTCAAGAGTTCTATGAAGCTGGTGCtattgatcgtttgatcgtcgGCGCTACAG CTGGACATTCTAGGAAGCCATTACCACCGGGACTGAATGAAATCCTTTTGGAACGATATTTCCACGACGGAAAAAGCAACGATATTGCGGTGGATTATGCTGCTCAGATCATACAACAGGGAAGAGATCATGGCTTACCGCCTTACGTCAGTTGGCGATCGTTCTGCGGTTTATCGCCTATCAATAGTTTCGATGATCTTAGAGGGATAATGGCCATGGACACCATAAATAGACTTCGAAGAGTTTATCG aaatgtgGAAGATATTGATTTAGTGACTGGAGCACTTTCAGAAGCACCTTTACCTGATTCTGTTTTGGGACCCACGTTTCTCTGCTTATTAGGTCGTACTTTTCGAAACATTCGTTTGG GTGACAGATATTGGTACGAAAATGCGAACAGTCCCGGATCATTCACTCTGAATCAATtagaggaaattaggaaaattaagaTGGCGCAAATTTTGTGTTACAATGGAGAAAGATTGAGCTGGATGCAGCCCAGAGCATTTCTTCTCAGAGACCGTTTTCT AAATGAAATGATAAATTGTACGACACTAACGAGTCTTTCACCGAATTTTGCTGCTTGGAAGGAACAGAAGTCCTAA
- the Prp3 gene encoding pre-mRNA processing factor 3 — protein MSYLTRKEIDEMKPQIEKAVHKFLGFGEPAIVTTAVNCITSGYDKRKTADKLSALLEDKKASKLTEKIFAIYDDARAAQKSKKRNHVEDKDKDKDAKKPRFRDDEVKNEKTTEAQLSADKIRQMMANAQREIEERKRALKAIKQEESAPVKPLLKARDSLPTVGSMYNQGLLSKTDSDKARKIAALQAQIRSKLSSGLLGNVNVPDKPTPLILDESGRTVDITGKEVQLTQVVPTLKANIRAKKREEFKAQLQESKGPEEIQDTHFFDTRIGVKPAIRGKRTLKFHEPGKFQQLAERIRMKAQLEKLQNEISQIARKTGISSATKLALIAPKTEALSEDVPNVEWWDSVILTGGYPNEDEPTTIKNSTITNLVEHPTQMRPPTDPLKPIYMPVFLTKKERKKLRRQNRREAWKEEQEKIRLGLEPPPEPKLRISNLMRVLGTEAVQDPTKIEAHVRQQMAKRLKAHEDANAARRLTADQRREKKARKLKEDTTLGVHVAVYRIRDLVNNASKKFKVETNAKQLYLTGCVMLFRDCNVVVVEGGAKQLSKYKRLMMHRIKWEEDIIKDNDGNDVPNKCVLVWEGTSKQRHFGEIKFKVCPIEKMAREHFKKHQVEHYWDLAYSGAVLDNTDDIHS, from the exons ATGTCGTATTTGACGAGAAAGGAAATAGATGAAATGAAACCGCAAATTGAAAAAGCGGTTCATAAGTTTCTCGGTTTTGGAGAACCTGCTATTGTTACCACTGCTGTCAATTGTATTACTTCTGGATATGATAAACGCAAAACAGCGG ATAAATTATCTGCTTTGTTGGAAGACAAAAAGGCTTCAAAATTAACTGAGAAAATATTTGCGATTTATGACGATGCTAGGGCAGCACAAAAAAGTAAAAAGCGTAATCATGTGGAAGACAAAGATAAAGACAAAGATGCGAAGAAACCTAGATTCAGGGACGATGAGGTCAAAAATGAGAAAACAACGGAAGCACAACTATCAGCAGATAAG atacgacaaATGATGGCTAATGCCCAACGAGAGATCGAAGAAAGGAAGAGGGCATTGAAAGCGATAAAACAGGAAGAATCAGCACCAGTGAAACCTTTATTAAAAGCGCGAGATTCGTTGCCAACAGTAGGAAGCATGTATAATCAAGGTCTATTAAGTAAAACAGATTCGGACAAAGCACGAAAAATTGCTGCATTACAAGCTCAAATTAGAAGTAAACTAAGCTCGGGATTACTGGGTAATGTCAATGTACCAGATAAACCAACTCCATTGATCTTGGATGAATCTGGAAGAACTGTAGATATAACGGGCAAGGAAGTTCAACTTACTCAAGTAGTGCCAACGTTAAAAGCAAATATCCGAGCAAAGAAACGCGAAGAATTCAAAGCACAGTTACAAGAATCTAAAGGTCCAGAAGAAATCCAGGATACGCACTTCTTCGACACCAGAATAGGTGTGAAACCTGCAATACGTGGCAAGCGTACGTTGAAATTTCATGAACCGGGAAAATTCCAACAGTTGGCCGAAAGAATTCGTATGAAAGCCCAGTTagagaaattgcaaaatgaaaTTAGTCAAATTGCTAGAAAAACTGGTATAAGTTCAGCGACAAAGTTGGCGCTCATAGCGCCAAAAACTGAAGCCCTTAGCGAAGATGTGCCTAACGTAGAATGGTGGGATTCTGTTATATTAACAGGGGGATATCCAAATGAAGATGAACCTACAACCATTAAAAATTCTACTATTACGAATCTAGTGGAACATCCTACACAAATGCGACCGCCAA CCGATCCATTAAAACCGATATACATGCCTGTATTTTTAACAAAGAAGGAACGCAAAAAATTACGTAGACAAAATAGACGGGAGGCTTGGAAGGAAGAACAAGAGAAAATTCGATTAGGTCTGGAGCCGCCACCAGAACCAAAATTACGAATTTCAAATCTTATGCGAGTGTTAGGTACAGAAGCCGTACAAGACCCCACTAAAATTGAAGCCCATGTTCGGCAGCAAATGGCTAAAAGATTAAAGGCCCATGAGGATGCTAATGCGGCACGTAGACTCACTGCTGATCAACGACGTGAAAAGAAAGCGCGGAAACTTAAGGAGGACACTACACTTGGTGTACATGTAGCTGTTTATAG AATACGCGATCTTGTAAACAACGCTTCGAAGAAGTTTAAAGTCGAAACAAACGCGAAACAGCTGTATCTCACAGGCTGTGTAATGCTTTTCCGCGACTGCAATGTTGTCGTAGTAGAAGGGGGAGCAAAACAGTTAAGTAAATATAAACGATTGATGATGCATCGTATCAAGTGGGAGGAAGATATCATAAAAGACAACGATGGAAACGATGTACCAAACAAATGTGTACTTGTATGGGAAGGTACTAGTAAACAACGTCATTTTGGGGAAATCAAATTTAAGGTTTGCCCGATCGAAAAGATGGCTCGGGAACATTTTAAGAAACACCAGGTTGAACATTACTGGGATTTAGCTTACAGTGGGGCGGTTCTCGATAACACGGATGATATTCATTCTTAG